Proteins co-encoded in one Bemisia tabaci chromosome 9, PGI_BMITA_v3 genomic window:
- the LOC109040223 gene encoding N-acetylglucosamine-6-phosphate deacetylase, whose product MKTTISNELPSSSFPKITHKSSATSLASAIIQFTDCLILRNHQIVKADLVVQNGKILDPQKLFFNSKRKADIVISCNDAIIAPGFIDLQINGGFGVDFAHDTESTEECVRKVAKGILAHGVTAFCPTLVTSPPSVYHKVLPKLSFRAGDSEGATVLGAHIEGPFINIKKKGAHADEHITEFYEGFESVKKMYGSLENVRIVTLAPELENSGSVIEKFVLEKIVVSLGHSMADYEIGELAMKRGATLITHLFNAMQPFHHRDPGLVGLLKAGRPIFYGIISDGVHTHPSALRIAHCTHPEGLVLVTDAVSAMGLEEGEHHIGEKCIAIKGKEATIAGTNTLCGSIATMDECVRFFKEATGCSLEEALEAATLHPAQVLGIDKTKGTLNFGADADFIILHPKSLQLHSTWIDGRLVHSNPEVSL is encoded by the exons ATGAAAACCACAATATCCAACGAGCTACCGTCAAGTAGTTTTCCAAAAATCACTCACAAATCTTCTGCAACATCTTTAGCAAGTGCCATAATTCAATTTACAGACTGTCTCATTCTCAGAAATCACCAAATAGTCAAAGCAGACCTAGTcgttcaaaatggaaaaattctggATCCACAAAAATTATTCTTCAATTCCAAGAGGAAGGCTGACATTGTCATCTCTTGCAATGATGCAATTATCGCTCCTGGATTCATTGATCTCCAAATTAATG GTGGATTTGGTGTCGATTTTGCACATGATACTGAGTCTACCGAAGAATGTGTCAGGAAAGTAGCTAAAGGCATTCTTGCGCATGGTGTTACAGCATTTTGCCCGACTCTGGTAACATCCCCTCCTTCCGTTTATCACAAG GTATTACCGAAATTATCGTTTCGTGCAGGTGACTCGGAGGGCGCCACGGTTTTGGGAGCTCACATCGAGGGTCCGTTTATCAACATCAAGAAGAAAGGGGCGCATGCTGACGAACACATCACTGAATTCTATGAG GGATTCGAATCCGTCAAAAAAATGTACGGCAGTCTAGAGAACGTACGAATCGTCACTTTGGCTCCAGAACTCGAGAATTCCGGATCAGTGATAGAAAAATTTGTCTTGGAAAAGATTGTTGTATCTCTTG gACATTCCATGGCAGACTATGAAATCGGAGAGTTAGCTATGAAAAGAGGGGCAACCCTCATAACGCATTTATTCAATGCAATGCAACCA TTCCATCACAGAGATCCCGGTTTAGTCGGCTTGCTAAAAGCAGGGAGGCCCATTTTTTATGGTATCATATCGGATGGTGTTCATACTCACCCATCAGCTCTGAGAATCGCTCACTGTACTCATCCAGAAG GATTAGTTTTGGTGACGGATGCAGTTTCTGCAATGGGACTGGAAGAAGGCGAACATCATATCGGTGAAAAATGCATCGCAATTAAAGGCAAAGAAGCAACAATTGCTGGTACAAACACGCTCTGCGGAAGTATAGCAACCATGGACGAATGCgttagatttttcaaagaagCCACAG GTTGTTCATTGGAAGAAGCCCTGGAGGCTGCTACACTGCATCCAGCTCAAGTGTTAGGAATTGATAAAACCAAAGGCACCCTTAACTTTGGTGCGGATGCGGATTTCATCATCCTACATCCGAAGAGTTTGCAGCTTCATTCAACGTGGATTGACGGCCGTCTTGTTCACAGCAATCCAGAAGTATCACTGTAG
- the mtSSB gene encoding single-stranded DNA-binding protein, mitochondrial, which yields MFSQTVYNLISKGRPCFRNQFVRSFCSPVGSNVEKSINEVRLLGRVGAEPEKRGSEEHPVVTFQLATDTSYRNSAGEITQKTEWHRIAVFRPKLRDTVYDYLQKGKRVYVAGRISYGSMTTESGSTVNLCSIIADDIIFLHS from the exons ATGTTCAGTCAGACG GTGTATAACCTCATCTCAAAGGGGAGACCCTGTTTTAGAAACCAATTCGTGCGCTCTTTCTGCAGTCCAGTTGGATCTAATGTGGAAAAGT caATCAATGAAGTTAGACTGCTCGGTCGTGTAGGTGCTGAACCTGAGAAACGAGGCAGTGAAGAGCACCCTGTCGTGACTTTCCAACTCGCCACAGACACCAGTTACAGAAACAGTGCAG gTGAGATCACCCAAAAAACGGAGTGGCATAGAATCGCTGTTTTTCGGCCGAAACTGCGAGACACTGTCTACGATTATCTGCAGAAAGGCAAAAGAGTCTATGTTGCAGGTCGTATATCTTATGGGTCCATGACTACGGAAAGTGGGAGCACAGTCAATTTGTGCTCCATCATCGCAGATGACATCATCTTCCTCCATAGCTAA